One region of Rhodocaloribacter litoris genomic DNA includes:
- a CDS encoding GPW/gp25 family protein has translation MNLDFPFHIDGRGRTATTGDDDHVRDLIEQVLFTSPGERVNRPDFGSGLRQLTFAPNSAELAATTRLLVQSNLQRWLGDLIDVIDVTVAQEDALLRVTVQYRVRRTQESRTATFSRET, from the coding sequence ATGAACCTCGACTTCCCCTTCCACATCGACGGGCGCGGGCGGACGGCCACGACCGGCGATGACGACCACGTCCGCGACCTGATCGAGCAGGTGCTCTTCACCAGCCCCGGCGAACGCGTCAACCGGCCCGACTTCGGCAGCGGGCTGCGCCAGTTGACCTTCGCGCCGAACAGCGCCGAACTGGCCGCCACGACCCGCCTCCTCGTCCAGAGCAACCTGCAACGCTGGCTGGGCGACCTCATCGACGTGATCGACGTGACGGTTGCACAGGAAGACGCCCTGCTCCGTGTGACGGTGCAGTACCGGGTCCGCCGCACGCAGGAGTCCCGTACGGCCACCTTCAGCCGGGAGACCTGA
- a CDS encoding phage baseplate assembly protein V has translation METYFGKYRGLVLNNVDPMQKGRLLVQLPDVLGLSTSSWAMPCVPFTGPQAGTFVLPPVGAGVWVEFEGGNPDYPIWTGGFWSSAAEVPALALAGLPASPSIVLQTLGQNTLMISDVPGTGGIMLKSTTGAMILVNDLGITISNGKGATIVMAGPTVTINNGALVIT, from the coding sequence ATGGAAACCTATTTCGGCAAGTATCGCGGGCTGGTACTCAACAACGTGGATCCGATGCAAAAGGGGCGGCTGCTCGTCCAGTTGCCCGATGTGCTGGGCCTCTCGACCTCGAGCTGGGCGATGCCCTGCGTGCCGTTCACCGGACCGCAGGCGGGCACCTTCGTGCTGCCGCCGGTGGGCGCCGGCGTGTGGGTCGAGTTCGAGGGAGGCAACCCGGACTACCCCATCTGGACGGGCGGCTTCTGGAGCTCGGCCGCCGAGGTGCCGGCGCTGGCGCTGGCCGGGCTGCCTGCCTCCCCCAGCATCGTGCTGCAAACCCTCGGGCAGAACACGCTGATGATCAGCGACGTGCCGGGCACGGGCGGCATCATGCTCAAGAGCACCACCGGGGCGATGATCCTCGTCAACGACCTGGGGATCACGATCTCCAACGGCAAAGGGGCCACCATCGTCATGGCCGGCCCGACCGTGACCATCAACAACGGCGCCCTGGTCATCACCTGA
- a CDS encoding putative baseplate assembly protein has protein sequence MTSTRNETTSPTCGCCEETPAGPRHENRPGLSALAYRTGTHGTILRRMLDRIGRIELPGDGHAGTRPLARLTTRSPADPAIALLDAWAAVADVLTFYQERIANEGFLRTATERRSLLELARTIGYELRPGVAASTYLAFHVNEGAGGPARASLPAGTKVQSVPTASDEQPQTFETTEDFEARTAWNAVRPRRTEPHLPAFGDTETYIQGITSRIQPGDYLLLVGDERKAWFGSEQWDVRQVKTVEPDAEKDRTRLTWEPGLGTDAAHTRRVEPATRNAELYVFRRRAALFGHNAPDWRALPEEIKRAYCTERDADGRPTCPDWPGFEIDVDAARLDLDADYPQILPGSWIALVGPAYTELYRAVEVAALTRTDFTLSTKITRVTVDIRENLRRFGLRETLVLAEPERLAFAERPVTAPVAGASLDVEPPAAHTRGDDLFFEGQTILVQGQPSGAEVPEEDTRIHGEVAVVKSVTDHGTHMTVVLENALANSYLRETVTLYGNVVPATHGETVTEVLGSGDGSVRNQAFTLGKTPLTYVSAATPDGTASTLEVRVGGVRWEEVPSLYGQAPAARVYTVRLDDAARTTLTFGDGVNGARLPSGQENVTATYRTGLGLAGEVQAGQLTLLMTRPYGIDGVDNPLAAAGAADPETTDDARRNAPRTVLTLDRIVSLRDFEDFARGFAGIGKAQATRLFGGEAHLVHLTVADVQGETVVSPLLDNLRDAIDAVRDPAAVVVLAGAATPTFRLAATVWYDPAYRPEDVQAAAEAALRDAFAVDARDFALPVTASEVLRVLHTVAGLVAVDLDRLYRDGEVPGLAPVLPAARARRLGDAILPAELLLLHEDGIELTLYPA, from the coding sequence ATGACCTCGACCCGAAACGAAACGACGTCTCCGACCTGCGGCTGTTGCGAAGAAACGCCGGCAGGGCCCCGGCACGAGAACCGTCCCGGGCTTTCGGCCCTGGCCTACCGCACCGGCACGCACGGCACCATCCTCCGGCGGATGCTCGACCGGATCGGCCGCATCGAACTGCCCGGGGACGGGCATGCCGGCACACGCCCGCTGGCCCGCCTGACCACCCGTTCCCCCGCGGACCCCGCCATCGCCCTCCTCGATGCCTGGGCCGCCGTGGCCGACGTCCTCACCTTCTACCAGGAGCGCATCGCCAACGAGGGGTTCCTCCGCACCGCCACCGAACGACGGTCGCTGCTCGAACTCGCCCGCACCATCGGCTACGAACTCCGGCCCGGCGTGGCCGCGAGCACGTACCTGGCCTTCCACGTGAATGAGGGAGCGGGCGGCCCCGCCCGGGCATCCCTCCCGGCCGGCACGAAGGTTCAGAGCGTCCCGACGGCCTCCGACGAGCAGCCGCAGACCTTCGAGACGACGGAGGATTTCGAGGCCCGCACCGCCTGGAACGCCGTCCGCCCGCGCCGCACCGAGCCCCACCTCCCCGCCTTCGGCGACACCGAGACCTACATCCAGGGCATCACCAGCCGGATCCAGCCCGGCGACTACCTCCTGCTCGTGGGCGACGAGCGCAAGGCGTGGTTCGGCAGCGAGCAATGGGATGTGCGCCAGGTGAAAACCGTCGAACCCGACGCCGAAAAAGACCGCACCCGGCTGACCTGGGAGCCCGGCCTCGGCACCGACGCGGCGCATACGCGCCGCGTGGAACCCGCCACCCGAAACGCCGAACTGTACGTCTTCCGCCGCCGCGCCGCCCTCTTCGGCCACAACGCGCCGGACTGGCGTGCGTTGCCCGAAGAGATCAAGCGCGCCTACTGCACCGAACGCGACGCCGACGGCCGGCCTACCTGTCCGGACTGGCCCGGCTTCGAGATCGACGTCGACGCCGCCCGGCTCGACCTCGACGCCGACTATCCCCAGATCCTCCCCGGCAGCTGGATCGCCCTGGTCGGACCCGCCTACACCGAACTCTACCGTGCCGTCGAGGTGGCTGCCCTCACCCGCACCGACTTTACCCTCTCGACGAAGATCACCCGGGTGACGGTGGATATCCGGGAAAACCTCCGGCGCTTCGGCCTGCGGGAGACGCTGGTGCTGGCCGAGCCCGAACGGCTCGCCTTTGCCGAACGGCCCGTCACCGCTCCCGTCGCGGGGGCCTCCCTCGACGTCGAACCCCCCGCCGCGCATACACGCGGCGACGACCTCTTCTTCGAAGGACAAACGATCCTGGTGCAGGGGCAACCCTCCGGGGCGGAGGTGCCGGAGGAGGACACCCGTATCCACGGCGAGGTGGCCGTCGTCAAGTCCGTCACCGACCATGGAACGCACATGACGGTGGTGCTGGAGAACGCGCTGGCCAACAGCTACCTCCGCGAGACCGTCACCCTCTACGGCAACGTGGTGCCGGCCACGCACGGCGAGACCGTGACGGAGGTGCTCGGCAGCGGCGACGGATCGGTGAGGAACCAGGCCTTCACCCTCGGGAAAACCCCGCTGACGTACGTCTCCGCGGCGACGCCGGACGGCACCGCGAGCACGCTCGAGGTACGGGTGGGCGGGGTACGATGGGAGGAAGTGCCTTCCCTCTACGGCCAGGCGCCGGCGGCGCGGGTCTACACCGTACGGCTCGACGACGCGGCCCGTACCACCCTTACCTTCGGCGACGGCGTGAACGGGGCACGGCTGCCCTCGGGGCAGGAGAACGTCACGGCCACGTACCGCACCGGCCTCGGCCTTGCCGGTGAGGTGCAGGCCGGGCAACTCACCCTGCTGATGACACGCCCCTACGGCATCGACGGCGTGGACAACCCGCTGGCGGCCGCCGGAGCCGCCGATCCCGAGACGACGGACGACGCCCGCCGGAACGCCCCGCGCACCGTCCTCACACTCGACCGCATCGTCTCCCTGCGGGACTTCGAAGACTTCGCGCGGGGCTTCGCCGGCATTGGCAAGGCCCAGGCGACCCGCCTCTTCGGCGGCGAGGCGCACCTGGTGCACCTGACCGTCGCCGACGTCCAGGGCGAGACCGTGGTGTCTCCCCTGCTCGACAACCTCCGCGATGCCATCGACGCCGTACGCGATCCGGCGGCCGTGGTGGTGCTGGCCGGAGCCGCCACCCCTACCTTCCGGCTGGCCGCCACCGTCTGGTACGACCCCGCCTACCGGCCCGAGGACGTCCAGGCCGCCGCCGAGGCCGCCCTCCGCGACGCCTTCGCCGTCGACGCCCGCGACTTCGCCCTGCCCGTCACGGCCTCCGAGGTGCTGCGCGTGCTGCACACCGTCGCGGGCCTCGTCGCCGTCGACCTGGACCGCCTCTACCGCGACGGCGAGGTGCCGGGCCTGGCGCCGGTACTGCCGGCCGCCCGCGCCCGGCGCCTGGGCGACGCCATCCTGCCCGCCGAGTTGCTGCTGCTTCACGAAGACGGCATCGAACTCACCCTCTACCCGGCCTGA
- a CDS encoding ATP-binding protein, whose product MNTEATSDARHARVRAGASQQALVQALDEVRGALVRRAGTPETGPPREAGNTASGSGSDAARTRQDVPAGSPPTTLDLLCRTFGLSSFERAVLLLCAGMELEADFAGLCTACHGVPYPTFGLALAAFEPEAHWSALTPAAPLRHWRLVEVRPGDSLTTSPLRLDERILHYLTGLNPPDEQLDGFILPASTPPVTLVPSHRAVVEAAAQAWREVPAGRPWPVLQLCGDTGTELENLAAAVCERAGLHLRVMPVHTLPATPHEFDVLLRLWEREAILSGCALALDACTPEAEHAGRAPYLRQWLARGRTPVLLLAPEHRLPEACPPGRPLLTFFVTRPTPHEQRELWTAILGPDTAPLNGQIERLTAQFDLGETAIRAAAASAGTPPTHAPRTTGDRLWDACRRQARPRLDDLARRIEPVATWDDLVLPERPLQTLRTIALHVRHRLQVYETWGFARKSRRGLGISALFTGPSGTGKTMAAEVLAGELRLDLYRIDLSQVVSKYIGETEKNLRRVFDAAEAGGAILLFDEADALFGKRTEVKDSHDRYANIEVSYLLQRMEAYRGLAILTTNLKDALDDAFQRRIRFIVTFPFPDAALRLRIWERIFPGETPTRGLDAGKLARLTLTGGNIRNIALNAAFLAAGAGEPVEMKHLLEATRQEYAKLDKPLTEAETRGWI is encoded by the coding sequence ATGAACACGGAAGCGACATCCGACGCCCGGCACGCCCGCGTCCGAGCGGGCGCCAGCCAGCAGGCCCTGGTACAGGCCCTCGACGAGGTGCGGGGGGCGCTGGTACGCCGGGCCGGAACGCCGGAGACCGGCCCGCCCCGCGAGGCCGGCAACACCGCATCCGGGTCCGGCTCGGACGCGGCCCGCACCCGGCAGGACGTCCCCGCCGGATCGCCCCCCACGACCCTGGACCTGCTCTGCCGCACGTTCGGGCTCTCGTCCTTCGAGCGGGCCGTCCTCCTCCTGTGCGCGGGCATGGAGCTGGAAGCCGACTTCGCCGGGTTGTGCACCGCCTGCCACGGCGTTCCCTACCCCACCTTCGGGCTGGCGCTGGCCGCTTTCGAGCCGGAAGCCCACTGGAGCGCCCTCACGCCGGCGGCGCCCCTCCGGCACTGGCGCCTGGTCGAGGTCCGCCCGGGGGATTCCCTGACGACCAGCCCCCTCCGCCTCGACGAACGCATCCTGCACTACCTGACCGGTCTCAACCCGCCGGACGAACAGCTCGATGGCTTCATCCTGCCGGCCTCGACGCCGCCGGTCACCCTCGTCCCCTCCCACCGCGCGGTCGTCGAGGCGGCGGCACAGGCCTGGCGGGAGGTTCCCGCCGGCCGGCCGTGGCCGGTCCTCCAGCTCTGCGGGGATACCGGTACGGAGTTGGAGAACCTCGCCGCCGCCGTGTGCGAGCGCGCGGGCCTGCACCTGCGCGTGATGCCCGTGCACACCCTGCCCGCAACGCCCCACGAGTTCGACGTGTTGCTGCGGCTGTGGGAACGCGAGGCGATCCTGAGCGGCTGTGCCCTGGCCCTCGACGCCTGCACGCCGGAGGCGGAACACGCCGGGCGGGCCCCCTACCTCCGGCAATGGCTGGCCCGGGGACGCACCCCCGTGCTGCTGCTGGCTCCCGAACACCGGCTGCCGGAAGCCTGCCCCCCCGGCCGCCCGCTCCTCACCTTCTTCGTGACCCGTCCCACCCCCCACGAGCAGCGGGAGCTCTGGACGGCGATCCTCGGTCCGGACACCGCCCCGCTCAACGGCCAGATCGAACGCCTCACCGCCCAGTTCGACCTCGGCGAAACGGCCATCCGCGCCGCGGCCGCAAGTGCCGGCACCCCCCCGACGCACGCACCCCGAACCACCGGCGACCGGCTGTGGGACGCCTGCCGCCGGCAAGCCCGTCCCCGCCTCGACGACCTCGCCCGGCGCATCGAGCCCGTCGCCACGTGGGACGACCTCGTCCTGCCCGAGCGTCCCCTCCAGACCCTGCGCACCATCGCCCTGCACGTCCGGCACCGCCTGCAGGTCTACGAGACGTGGGGCTTCGCCCGCAAGTCCCGCCGCGGCCTCGGCATCAGCGCGCTCTTCACCGGCCCCAGCGGCACCGGCAAAACGATGGCCGCCGAGGTGCTCGCCGGCGAGCTGCGCCTCGATCTCTACCGCATCGACCTCAGCCAGGTCGTCAGCAAGTATATCGGCGAAACCGAAAAGAACCTGCGGCGCGTCTTCGACGCCGCCGAGGCGGGCGGCGCGATCCTGCTCTTCGACGAGGCCGACGCCCTCTTCGGCAAGCGCACCGAGGTCAAGGACAGCCACGACCGCTATGCCAACATCGAGGTCAGCTACCTGCTCCAGCGCATGGAGGCATACCGGGGCCTGGCCATCCTGACGACCAACTTGAAGGACGCCCTCGACGATGCCTTCCAGCGACGAATCCGCTTCATCGTCACCTTCCCCTTTCCCGATGCCGCCCTCCGCCTCCGCATCTGGGAGCGCATCTTCCCCGGGGAGACCCCGACGCGCGGGCTCGACGCCGGCAAGCTGGCCCGGCTGACCCTCACCGGCGGCAACATCCGCAACATCGCCCTCAACGCCGCCTTCCTCGCCGCCGGCGCCGGTGAACCCGTCGAGATGAAACACCTGCTCGAAGCCACCCGGCAGGAGTACGCCAAGCTCGACAAACCGCTCACCGAAGCCGAAACCCGGGGGTGGATATGA
- a CDS encoding putative baseplate assembly protein — protein sequence MPLPYTCRTPRRRNLTDATALNGIDYLEVLDAEAPAGSPRQRTLLVRLLEPVPADLTAGNLRITGGVRVAHVGVEWARAADDAEAAFAEGLLNEAERDFLLARPDPDHLLVVRTDTEGDHSTYTLSIVTSPTSDVPRPDFDPVLSETPFSFKIDCPSEFDCAPVQACPPEPPSAPPLDYLARDYGTFRRLLLDRLSVTLPEWTERNPADLGIALVEVLAYTGDYLSYQQDAVATEAYLGTARRRPSVRRHARLLDYAMHDGVNARAWVCLEVDAGGDGLVLAPEDATGFRTRLLTRMPEPVVLDPGTWETARALHRPEVFELLTGTTLYAAHNTIRLYTWSDEACCLPAGATRATLRDDETARLRLRPGDVLLFEEVRGAATGLEADADPARRHAVRLTRTVPEAGVAPDGTRTPGPLTRDPVTDEPVVEVEWAAGDALPFSLCLSARIGDRYEEDLTVARGNVVLADAGRSIATEALPLPEAAARYRPKLAERGLTYRVPFDAAAAAARPAAEAVRQEPRAALPAVTLTGGGLTWTPRRDLLASGRFAAEFVVEMEDDGTARLRFGDGVYGRRPEAGLALTATYRVGNGPDGNVGAEALAHVVTAAGGITRVRNPLPATGGTAPETPAQVKLYAPQAFRIQERAVTEADYADVARRHPEVQKAVARRRWTGSWFTLFLAVDRTGGRPVDAAFEADLRAFLERFRLAGQDLEIDGPRFVPLDVAFTVCVAPGFFRADVKTALLDALSARDLPDGRRGFFHPDHFTFGQPVYLSRLLATAMAVPGVQWIDAEVHPAKPHRFQRRGQPYHGEYEQGFIDMGRLEIARLDNDSNRPENGKIELFMQGGL from the coding sequence ATGCCGCTTCCCTACACCTGCCGGACCCCGCGCCGCCGCAACCTCACCGACGCCACGGCCCTCAACGGCATCGACTACCTCGAAGTGCTCGACGCCGAGGCGCCGGCCGGCAGCCCCCGCCAGCGAACGTTGCTCGTGCGCCTGCTCGAACCCGTCCCGGCAGACCTGACGGCGGGCAACCTCCGCATCACGGGCGGGGTGCGCGTCGCGCACGTGGGCGTCGAATGGGCCCGCGCCGCCGACGACGCCGAAGCCGCCTTTGCCGAAGGACTCCTCAACGAAGCCGAGCGGGACTTCCTCCTGGCCCGGCCCGACCCGGACCACCTGCTCGTCGTCCGCACCGATACCGAAGGGGACCATTCCACCTACACCCTCTCCATCGTCACCTCCCCCACGAGCGACGTCCCCCGGCCCGACTTCGACCCGGTCCTGTCCGAAACCCCCTTCTCCTTCAAGATCGACTGCCCCTCCGAGTTCGACTGTGCCCCCGTGCAGGCCTGCCCGCCCGAGCCGCCCTCCGCCCCGCCGCTCGACTACCTCGCCCGGGACTACGGCACGTTCCGCCGTCTCCTCCTGGACCGGCTCTCGGTGACCCTGCCGGAATGGACCGAGCGCAACCCGGCCGACCTGGGCATCGCCCTCGTCGAGGTGCTGGCGTACACGGGCGACTACCTCAGCTACCAGCAGGATGCCGTGGCGACGGAGGCCTACCTGGGCACGGCGCGCCGCCGGCCCTCCGTCCGGCGCCACGCCCGCCTCCTCGACTATGCGATGCACGACGGCGTGAACGCCCGGGCCTGGGTATGCCTCGAGGTCGACGCCGGCGGAGACGGGCTCGTCCTCGCCCCGGAGGACGCCACCGGCTTCCGGACGCGCCTGCTCACCCGGATGCCCGAACCGGTCGTCCTCGACCCCGGCACCTGGGAGACGGCCCGTGCCCTTCACCGGCCCGAGGTGTTCGAACTTCTCACCGGAACGACCCTCTACGCAGCCCACAACACAATCCGCCTCTACACCTGGTCCGACGAGGCCTGCTGCCTGCCGGCCGGGGCAACGCGCGCCACGCTCCGCGACGACGAGACCGCCCGGCTGCGCCTCCGCCCGGGCGACGTGCTGCTCTTCGAAGAGGTCCGCGGCGCCGCAACCGGGCTCGAAGCCGACGCCGACCCGGCGCGGCGGCACGCCGTCCGGCTGACCCGCACCGTGCCGGAGGCCGGGGTGGCACCGGACGGGACGCGCACGCCGGGCCCGCTTACCCGCGACCCCGTCACGGACGAGCCGGTCGTGGAGGTCGAATGGGCGGCGGGCGACGCCCTGCCGTTTTCCCTCTGCCTCTCCGCCCGGATCGGCGACCGGTATGAGGAAGACCTGACGGTGGCCCGGGGCAACGTCGTCCTGGCCGACGCCGGCCGGAGCATCGCCACCGAGGCCCTCCCGCTGCCCGAAGCCGCGGCCCGCTATCGCCCGAAGCTGGCCGAACGCGGCCTCACGTACCGCGTGCCGTTCGACGCCGCCGCGGCCGCCGCCCGGCCGGCCGCCGAAGCCGTACGCCAGGAACCGCGGGCCGCCCTGCCGGCCGTGACCCTCACCGGCGGCGGGCTGACCTGGACGCCCCGGCGGGACCTGCTCGCCAGCGGCCGCTTCGCCGCCGAATTCGTCGTCGAAATGGAGGACGACGGCACGGCCCGCCTCCGCTTCGGCGACGGCGTCTACGGGCGCCGGCCGGAAGCCGGGCTCGCCCTGACGGCCACCTACCGGGTCGGAAACGGGCCGGACGGCAACGTGGGGGCCGAGGCCCTCGCCCACGTGGTCACGGCCGCGGGCGGCATCACCCGGGTACGCAATCCCCTTCCCGCCACCGGCGGCACCGCCCCCGAAACACCGGCCCAGGTGAAGCTCTACGCCCCGCAGGCCTTTCGCATCCAGGAACGCGCCGTCACCGAAGCCGACTACGCCGACGTCGCCCGGCGCCACCCCGAAGTGCAGAAGGCCGTCGCCCGGCGACGCTGGACGGGGAGCTGGTTTACCCTCTTCCTGGCCGTCGACCGCACCGGCGGCCGCCCGGTCGACGCCGCCTTCGAAGCCGACCTCCGGGCCTTCCTCGAACGCTTCCGCCTGGCCGGGCAGGACCTCGAAATCGACGGCCCCCGCTTCGTCCCGCTCGACGTGGCCTTCACCGTCTGCGTCGCCCCCGGCTTCTTCCGCGCCGACGTGAAAACCGCCCTCCTCGACGCGCTCTCGGCCCGCGACCTGCCCGACGGACGACGCGGCTTCTTCCACCCGGACCACTTCACCTTCGGACAGCCGGTCTATCTCAGCCGCCTCCTCGCCACGGCGATGGCCGTGCCCGGCGTGCAGTGGATCGACGCCGAGGTGCATCCCGCCAAACCCCACCGCTTCCAGCGCCGGGGCCAGCCCTACCACGGCGAATACGAACAGGGCTTCATCGACATGGGACGCCTCGAAATCGCCCGGCTCGACAACGACTCCAACCGACCCGAAAACGGCAAAATCGAGTTGTTCATGCAAGGAGGGCTGTAA
- a CDS encoding LysM domain-containing protein, which translates to MATYPLNSRYYRTEQAEYVKADGQVIAYLRRRFLPPPERLALQQEHTVVDGDRPDLIAARAFGDPELFWRLADAHRVLHPDELTAEPGRRLRITLPEGIPGPPHA; encoded by the coding sequence ATGGCCACCTATCCCCTCAACAGCCGCTACTACCGCACCGAACAGGCGGAATACGTGAAGGCAGACGGCCAGGTCATCGCCTACCTCCGCCGGCGGTTCCTGCCGCCGCCGGAGCGCCTGGCCCTGCAGCAGGAACACACCGTCGTCGACGGGGACCGGCCGGACCTCATCGCCGCCCGCGCCTTCGGCGATCCCGAGCTGTTCTGGCGCCTGGCCGACGCCCACCGCGTCCTGCACCCGGACGAGCTGACCGCCGAACCGGGGCGCCGGCTGCGCATCACCCTTCCCGAAGGTATTCCCGGTCCCCCGCATGCTTAG
- a CDS encoding DUF6519 domain-containing protein, with amino-acid sequence MKGDFTRSTFDPARHYSSVRMQQGRVWLDADWNEHQDIADHLSRTAHADVIGPHGAPLHDAGFGLSVDGDGVLQIGAGRYYVDGILCENEAPVPVTAQPDLPGYALPEDAGLYLAYLDVWERHVSALEDGHLREVALGGPDTTTRTQVLRQVKLLRAGDPGDDLHCLSEPAAWDTLTAPSTGRLCARAVPADAPTDPCIVPEQGGFRGLENQTYRVEVHRVGPGTELGLKWSRENGSVVFAWLEQNGDELTLASTGRDEVLGLSPLDWIELTDDDRERRGEAGVLVQVLGINGHVVTIDPGSAVIDRAGFGTNPKARRWDMPGGEIPYTPAGPATYIDLEDGIQVALLPGTYRVGDYWAFPARTATASIEWPADDLGDPACVTPHGIYHHYGRLALLAFDGTSWSVLADCRTFFPPLTEVAAFAYAGGDGQEALPGETLAYPLEAAVCLGQHPVEGARVRFRILDGTGGSLSGGGATGTDLVVETGPDGLAACTWTLDPDTGTPHQRVEATWLDAAGDPRHHPIRYNANLSLAARVGYTPAEDCEPLSGTTTVQEALDRLCLLTGAPPEPGITIRAVELMQDGPLPNDGHLALNDFRNGLRVLCDADIDPFTVSFSSGDFSRQRARATCYVTLEMPLVIERAAGGPLLAGYTPLVLPPAEAFVEANTIVWQPAPSALDWVAAELDRLRKRLATPDLEILARFVLKGHFIWAANDPTRYLDGETSGMAEEPGLRFPGGDGRRGGDFEMWFWLTPAVAAGNPAIDVEPAALGFGNVALGSSAEATFTLANTGNAVLTVSSIRTTNTQFAVQAPDAPFEIPPGGTSPPVVVVFQPAQLGPVSANAVITSNAANTPLLQVPLSGNGFIDIDLIRGGGGGGIIGGGGVIGR; translated from the coding sequence ATGAAGGGGGACTTCACCCGCTCGACGTTCGACCCCGCCCGGCACTACAGCAGCGTCCGGATGCAGCAGGGCCGCGTCTGGCTCGACGCCGACTGGAACGAGCACCAGGACATCGCCGACCACCTGAGCCGCACCGCGCACGCCGACGTCATCGGACCGCACGGGGCACCCCTGCACGACGCCGGCTTCGGCCTCTCCGTCGACGGCGACGGGGTCCTGCAGATCGGCGCGGGGCGCTACTACGTCGACGGCATCCTGTGCGAGAACGAGGCGCCGGTGCCCGTCACGGCCCAGCCGGACCTGCCCGGCTATGCCCTCCCCGAAGACGCCGGCCTCTACCTGGCCTACCTCGACGTGTGGGAGCGGCACGTCTCGGCCCTCGAAGACGGCCACCTGCGCGAGGTGGCCCTGGGCGGGCCGGACACGACCACCCGTACCCAGGTCCTCCGCCAGGTGAAGCTGCTCCGCGCCGGCGACCCCGGCGACGACCTCCACTGCCTGAGCGAACCCGCCGCCTGGGACACGCTGACGGCCCCGAGCACCGGGCGGCTCTGCGCCCGCGCCGTCCCCGCCGACGCCCCTACCGACCCGTGCATCGTGCCGGAGCAGGGCGGGTTCCGCGGCCTGGAAAACCAGACCTACCGGGTGGAAGTCCACCGCGTCGGGCCCGGCACCGAGCTGGGGCTGAAATGGTCACGGGAGAACGGCTCGGTCGTCTTCGCCTGGCTCGAACAGAACGGGGATGAGCTCACCCTGGCAAGCACGGGACGCGACGAGGTCCTCGGCCTCTCCCCCCTCGACTGGATCGAGCTGACCGACGACGACCGCGAGCGGCGGGGCGAGGCCGGCGTGCTCGTCCAGGTCCTGGGCATCAACGGCCACGTCGTCACCATCGACCCGGGCAGTGCCGTCATCGACCGGGCCGGCTTCGGCACCAACCCGAAGGCGCGGCGGTGGGACATGCCCGGCGGCGAGATCCCCTACACCCCGGCCGGCCCGGCCACCTACATCGACCTCGAAGACGGCATCCAGGTGGCCCTGCTGCCCGGCACCTACCGGGTGGGCGACTACTGGGCGTTCCCGGCACGGACGGCCACGGCAAGCATCGAGTGGCCGGCGGACGACCTCGGCGACCCGGCCTGTGTGACACCGCACGGCATCTACCACCACTACGGCCGCCTCGCCCTCCTCGCCTTCGACGGCACGAGCTGGTCCGTCCTCGCAGACTGCCGCACCTTCTTCCCCCCGCTGACCGAGGTCGCCGCCTTCGCCTACGCCGGGGGAGACGGCCAGGAGGCCCTGCCCGGCGAAACGCTCGCCTACCCGCTGGAAGCCGCCGTGTGCCTCGGGCAACATCCCGTCGAGGGTGCCCGCGTCCGCTTCCGTATCCTCGACGGAACCGGCGGTTCCCTCTCCGGAGGAGGCGCTACGGGCACCGACCTGGTCGTCGAGACCGGGCCGGACGGCCTGGCCGCCTGCACCTGGACGCTCGATCCCGACACGGGCACCCCCCACCAGCGCGTAGAGGCCACCTGGCTCGACGCCGCCGGCGACCCGCGCCACCACCCGATCCGGTACAACGCCAACCTGAGCCTCGCCGCCCGGGTCGGCTACACACCCGCCGAAGACTGCGAACCCCTCTCCGGCACCACGACGGTGCAGGAAGCCCTGGACCGGCTCTGCCTCCTGACGGGCGCGCCCCCCGAACCCGGCATCACCATCCGGGCGGTCGAACTCATGCAGGACGGGCCGCTGCCCAACGACGGGCACCTCGCCCTCAACGACTTCCGGAACGGGTTACGGGTGCTCTGCGACGCCGACATCGACCCGTTCACCGTCTCTTTCTCCTCCGGCGACTTCTCCCGGCAGCGGGCCCGCGCCACGTGCTACGTCACGCTGGAGATGCCGCTGGTGATCGAACGGGCCGCCGGCGGGCCGCTGCTGGCCGGCTACACGCCGCTGGTCCTCCCCCCCGCCGAGGCCTTCGTCGAGGCCAACACCATCGTGTGGCAACCCGCTCCCTCCGCACTCGACTGGGTGGCCGCCGAACTCGACCGGCTGCGCAAGCGCCTGGCAACGCCCGACCTGGAAATCCTGGCCCGCTTCGTGCTGAAAGGACACTTCATCTGGGCCGCCAACGACCCGACCCGCTACCTCGACGGGGAAACCTCCGGCATGGCCGAAGAACCGGGCCTGCGCTTCCCCGGAGGCGACGGCCGCCGCGGCGGCGACTTCGAGATGTGGTTCTGGCTCACCCCGGCCGTCGCCGCCGGCAACCCGGCTATCGACGTCGAACCCGCCGCCCTCGGCTTCGGCAACGTGGCCCTCGGCAGCTCGGCCGAGGCCACGTTCACCCTGGCGAACACCGGCAACGCGGTCCTCACGGTCAGCAGCATCCGAACCACGAACACGCAGTTTGCGGTACAGGCACCGGACGCTCCGTTCGAGATCCCGCCCGGCGGCACGTCCCCGCCCGTCGTGGTCGTCTTCCAGCCAGCCCAGCTCGGCCCCGTCTCGGCGAACGCCGTGATCACCTCCAACGCCGCCAACACGCCGCTGCTGCAGGTGCCGCTCAGCGGCAACGGCTTCATCGACATCGACCTCATCCGGGGCGGCGGGGGCGGCGGAATCATCGGCGGGGGCGGCGTCATCGGGCGCTGA